The nucleotide window GGAGCTCTGGGACCCCATGATGGCCATCCTCGGCCCCGGGTTCTGGGAAACCGAGAGCGTGGGCGGCGGGGGCGATGAGCGCTACGAGGTGGTCGGACCCCACGAGGTCGCCGGTCCCCACGAGGTTTCCGAGGAGGAGTGGCGGCTCAAGCTCATCACCGGCATGCAGCAGATAATCGTCGGCCCCGACGGCAAGGTCGTCCAGAGGGGCGCCTTCGCAGCCACGGACCCCCTCGAGCAGACCGACTGGGTCCTGTGGAACCAGGAGCGCGACGCGGGCCGGTAGTACCAGACTGACGTTTTTCGTTGAATGACCGGGGGCCGCTCCCCCGGTTTTTTATTCACCTTGACAGGCTCGATAAAAGGCGTATATTTGTAGCTGGGAACCAGGAGGGAATCATGAAACGGACGCTTGCATTGCTCGTCGTGCTCGCGGTTGCGGTTCAGGCGAATCCAACCGCGTGGCAGGCCGACGCCGACGCACATGTTATCAACCAATCACCTGATGAAAATTTCGGTTCTCTTGATGAAATCGCTGTTCGGTACGACGAACATACGGAGTATCGCTCCTTCATCCACTTCGATCTCCCCGATCCACACGGCGACGATGAGGTAATGGAGGGTGTGCTCGAGTTGAACGTTGACACGTATCATTCGCCTGGAATAATCGGAATCTATCTGCTCAGTGAGGATTGGGATGAACTGTCGGTCACGTGGAACGATCAACCGACATATGACACTGAAAAGATGCTGTTTCAGGATTGGGTCTATTATTATGGATATTGGATAGAATTGACATTGGATGGGTCCGTTCTTACGGAATGGTTTCAGGAGGAGCCGTTCAACAATTACGGGATGATTATGATTGCAGACCCGGATATGTCCTGGCCTAACATTTTCTTTAAGAGTCGCGAGACCTCTTCTGAACCTTTGCTCTGGTTATATCCGGATCCATGGCCCGTCGAATCTGTTTCCTGGGGGGTCATCAAGGCGAACGATTGGTAACGACCGCACGCAAAAAAGGGAGGGCCGCTCGGCTCTCCCTTCTTTTCTGGTGACCCCAACGAGGATCGAACTCGTGTTACCGCCGTGAAAGGGCGGTGTCCTTACCACTAGACGATGGGGCCTTCACCCCCCAACCCCCCTTTAGGGGGGCAATCTCGCGGGGGGCATCAATCGTTATTTATAATTCACCGCCGCGTGCGGGGCCTTGTTTTAGTTCAACACCCTTTCCCCCCATCCCCCCCATCTTGGGGGGGCAGTATCGCGGGGGGAGTTTATTCTAATGTGATAATCACCACCGCGTACGAGGACATTGCTTAATTCCAGCGCCCTCACCCCCCAACCCCCCTTAGGGGGGCAGTATCGCGGGGGACATCAATCGTTATTTATAACTCACCGCCGCGTGCGGGGCTTTTATCAATTCCGGCGGGCGGGTCTAAAGACCCGCCCCTACATCATCGCAAGCATTGACGGAACCGGGGTCCGGCGCCTTTAATCGGCGAATTGAAAAACGGCTCCGCTCGCGGCGGTTGCTTGCGAATTACGGTGACGCTCTCCGCGGAACAGGGGTCCAGCGCGCTGCGCTGGTGGTGAGGCGCCTGGGGAATTAAAAACGGCTCCGCTCGCGGCGGTTGCTTGCGAATTACAGGAACCTCTCCCCGCGGAACAGGGGTCCAGCGCCCTGCGCTGGCTGGTGGTGAGGCGCCTGGGAAAATAGTAGAGGCATCGCTCGCGGCGGTTGCTCTGAAATTACCCGAACCTCTCTCCGCGGGACAGCGGTCCAGCGCGCTGCGCTGGTGGTGAGGCGCCTGGGGAATTAAAAACGGCTCCGCTCGCGGCGCTTGCTTGCGAATTACAGGAACCTCTCCCCGCGGAACAGGGGTCCAGCGCCCCGCGCTGGCTGGTGGTGAGGCGCCTGGGGATCGAACCCAGGACCCACGGCTTAAAAGGCCGTTGCTCTACCGACTGAGCTAGCGCCTCGCGAGCGGTGGAAAAATAGCACGTCACGGGTGAAAGGTCAAGATGGGGGGCGTTCCGGCCGTTTTTCAAGGGGACCGGGCGGGTCATCTCGCCGAGAGCATCTGGATGACCTCATCGGCGCGGCGGAGGCGGGCGCCGACGACTTGGAGCAGCTTGACCGCCATCTGGGCGTTCCCGCGCAGGAGGTTGAGGAACTCGTCGCGCTCGAGCTTCCAGACCTCGCAGTTTCCGACGGCCTCGACACCGGCGGTCCTCGGCTCTTTGTCCAGGAGGGCCAGCTCGCCGAAGAACTGCCCCGGGCCGAGCTCGGCCAGCTCGCGGGCCCCGCCGTCCTCGAGCTTGAGCCAGACCCGCACCGAGCCCGAGGCGATGTAGAAGAAGTAGTCGCCAGGCGTACCCTGCTCGAAAATCGTCTCTCCGGCCTGGAAGTGGTCCTTGGTCATCAGGGCGGCGATATCGGTCAGCTCGGTCGGCGAGAGGTCCTTGAAAAAGCTGGACCGGGCCAACTCGTGCGGTTTCACGGCTTCCCCTTTCCCTTCGCCCTGGGGGAATCGTAGCTCCGTCGGGTGCGTCGGCGGTCGCGGTGGCGCTCCAGGGCCAGCTC belongs to bacterium and includes:
- a CDS encoding DNRLRE domain-containing protein — protein: MKRTLALLVVLAVAVQANPTAWQADADAHVINQSPDENFGSLDEIAVRYDEHTEYRSFIHFDLPDPHGDDEVMEGVLELNVDTYHSPGIIGIYLLSEDWDELSVTWNDQPTYDTEKMLFQDWVYYYGYWIELTLDGSVLTEWFQEEPFNNYGMIMIADPDMSWPNIFFKSRETSSEPLLWLYPDPWPVESVSWGVIKANDW
- a CDS encoding cyclic nucleotide-binding domain-containing protein, with the translated sequence MKPHELARSSFFKDLSPTELTDIAALMTKDHFQAGETIFEQGTPGDYFFYIASGSVRVWLKLEDGGARELAELGPGQFFGELALLDKEPRTAGVEAVGNCEVWKLERDEFLNLLRGNAQMAVKLLQVVGARLRRADEVIQMLSAR